The Tolypothrix sp. PCC 7712 region CAATGCCTAATTCTCTATACAATCCAATCTACTGCCTGTGCTTCAGTAATATCGGGTACGTCTAGGCGATTTTTCAACCGATAAAGTACTTTTTCTGGAACTTTGGCGGTGCGATCGCAGTTTCTCTGCAATAATTCTTCCCAAGATGTTTCTAAGTAAACAATGCGAATTCGACCTTGATAATTAGCAAACATCCGAATGAGCATTCCCCGTAATTGGCGGCTCAGGTTAGTGGCATTCCACACAAAGGATTGTCCATTTCGCATATATTCTTTAGCTAAGGCTTTAGCTGCATTTGCTACTACACCTTGGTCGTCTTCTGGGTCGATTCCCATTTGCTGACGCAGTTTATCTAAAGAAATTACCTGCCAATCGGGGAGATTTTCTTTGATCCAAGTATCTTTTCCCGAACCTGGTAATCCTGACATCATTATCACCTGAAAGCGCGTGTCGTCGTATGCTTCATAGTTTGGGTTACCATTTTCTTTTTGAAAATAAATAAACCGACTGTGCGCTGATGGGAATTGTCTTGGTTGCTCAAAGCAGCTATTTTCTTGGCAAAATTCGCGAAAGAAGTTTATACGTTCGAGTAATTGCGCTTGATCATTGCAGTATCGCCCGCGTACATCTGCTTCTGCAAGTATCGCCAGCATATCGCAGCGAATAATCTGGCTAGCTTTGATCACTGCCCGTTCTGGATTGGACTTATCCCAAAACCATAGGGGTAAACTACCATATTTCACCAAAGAAGCGATCGCCTCCCGTTCTTTAAATGGTACTTGCAAATCCCAAAGTATCTGCTGTGCCATTTTTGCACCTTGAACTACGTGACCTTTCGAGGATATAGCACCATCTTCTGCAATTTCAGTAGCTGCAGGTTTTGCCACATCATGCAGTAAAGCTGCTGCAAATAAGATTGATTGCTCTTTGCTTGGTAATACTCGCCATTGAGGTAAAGCAACTAAAGCTTCACATACTAATTTTGTATGAATGAGAACATCACCTTCAGCATGATAACGCGGATTTTGGGGACAATTAGCAAGCGATCGCAACCAATCAAATTTTGCTTCCAGCGCCGACCAATTTATCAACCAATCGGCTTCATTCGGACAATAAGGAAAAGACCAATCTTGACTAGAAAAACTCATAAATTTTAAGCCTTGGATGATGAGGTAGATGAGGTAGATGAGGGGGAAATGACTAATCCCCCATGCCCAATGCCCAATGCCCCATGCCCAACTACCCAAACAAATCTGCATCAGAACGCAGCACATTCGGTATGATGGGGCGATTGAGCCAATGCCCATCGGATTGTTGAATAGTGGTTAAAAAGCTGGAACGCACGTATTTATAACGCGCAATTACTGTATCTCCTGGTTCAACTTTGATGTATAAACCTTCCATCAACGAACTTTGGTCAGTTTGTTTGAGAGAACGTTCCACATCAAGTCCTCTTTCCTGACAAATTTGGCAGAAAGTTTGCAAATGTGCGGAGGTTTGATAATGTGACTCAGCCACCAAGCCAATCATTTGCTTGTAGGATTGGATATGACCAGAAAACAGCACAGGTACAGAACATAAAGGCAATCCAGCTAGTAACTGCTGACGGCTTTTAGTGCTGAGAAATACTTGCTTTTCTAAATCGAGTACGTCGTACTCTAAAAAGTAGTGGGGTAAGGCATCATAAAATACTGTGTGCTTCGCATACAGCCATTCCCCAAACAGAATATAGCGGCTTCCCAATACCTGCCAAAAAGCTAAAGCGTGAGTATGTGCCCACTGTTTAAACAAATTGAAGTGCTTTTCTCGCGCCCCACCTGTTAAATAGTGTCCTCGACTTTGCAGTCGAATTTGACCATCCGCCGCAAAACTAATGGCTGCATTTGCACCATCAACTTTTTCTTCAACAACTACATACTTTTCTTTGAGTGCATCAAAGGGAATACTCTCTAGGTCTTCATCCCCAGGTTGCAACCGCGAACCCTGAATATGATGGGTACGCGGATATTTATAGATTTGTTCCATGACTTTTCTACCTTGCTGATAGCAATCAAATATTTGGGTGACGAATTGAAACGAATCAGCAATTTTTCTAAATGAGAAAATCAGAAATTGCTAGCATTCGCCATTGAAGTGAATTTGATTGAGACCAGGGACTACATATGCCGTTACCGTAGTTTTCCAAGACTAGTATTTTTATAATACATATACTCCACAGGCTGGGGCAATGTTTCCGGAAGCGAGCATTTAGAAACCCAACTTTTTCAAAAAGTCGGGTTTCTGGGATGTGAGTTTTGCTGAAGTAAGTGGTATCTCAACTTATATATACTGATATTTTGGCAAAGCAAATCAGATTGCCATCACCGTTTTATTTTTATGATTATGAAATAGAAATAATCCTAAAAAGCACCCTCTTTCTGAAATACAACTTTGAGAGTTTTAATAATTAAAATAATATCGTAAGCTATAGACCATTTACGTTGGTAGTCAATATCCATATTCAAAATATCTTCAAAGTCTTTGATTTGAGAACGCCCATTAGCTTGCCATTCTCCAGTCATCCCAGGTTTGACATTTAAACGTTGCCAGTGATGACTTGAGTAATGCATCACTTCATCAGGGGTTGGAGGACGTGTACCGACTAAGCTCATTTCTCCTAGTAGTACGTTCCAAAACTGAGGGAGTTCATCTAAACTCGTCCGCCGGAGAAACTTCCCTATCCTCGTAATCCGCGGATCATTCTCATTTTTAAAAATACGCTTGTTTTGAGATTCGTTCTTCACTAGATGCTTGAGTTTTTCCGCACCAACTACCATAGAACGAAATTTCCAAATCCGGAAAGAGCGCCCATTCAGCCCACAGCGAATTTGACTATAGAATATAGGGCCAGGATTATCTAATTGAATGGCTACAGCCACGGGAATCAAAATAACTGCCATAATCCCTAGTCCTATCACAGCACCTAAGATGTCAATTACCCTTTTCGCTTTGCTATTAACAGAAGGATGAACTGGGAATTGAGCAACATGGGCAAGATAGGCACGATTCACAACTGGGATGTCACTTGGTTGCGAATTAGAGAGTTTAGACATGGTAATTAAAGGTTCAGTCAATCAGTATTGAAAGCCAGCAATATAGATCAGAATTTTGGCGAATATTTAAGTCCATTTAATTTGTCCTGTTGGACTTTTATTTACTGCTCTGTTCTTCGCTAGGTGTCATTTGATAAATATTAAACTTTTGTTGTAAGATTAACCATAAAAAATGTAAATCTTCTATTAAATATCTTTTCCATAATCTCTTTGGTTCACGAGACATTCTATACAACCATTCCAAACCTAAATTGCTAATAAATTCTGGCGCTCTTGGAATATTTCCAGCTTCAAAGTCAATTGTTGCACCTATGGCTAAAAATATCTTGATATTGGGCAATTGCTCTTTATATTTACAGATCCACTTTTCTTGTTTAGGCGCACCCAAACCGACAGCTAAGACAGTTGCTCCTGAATCATTAATTAATTTCACTATCCTTTTACATTCTTGTTGATTTTTTTCAAAACCAAAGGCTGGTGAATAGTTACCCACAACAATATTGCGGTGGACTTTAGTATTTATTTTCTCTTGAGCTTTAGCTGCTACACCTTTGGCTGCACCCAGTAAAAAAATTTTGATTTGCTCGTTTTTTTTGTGGAAATTGTAAAAGGCGGGAAAGAAATCAGAACCAGAGATTTTTTCTTTGATGGGATTACCTAAAAATCTAGAAGCATAAATCAAAATTTGACTATCACAGAGTTTATAATCAGCACTACTATATGCCTCTAAAAACTCCCGATCACGTTGCAATTTCATTACATGATCGACATTAGGTGTAAATACAATACCTTTCTCAAGTCTTTCTAACAGATCTGTTGTTAGTAAGTTATCAATTTCAATATTTAAAACATTAACTCTGTCTGTAAATTCCTGAGCTATCGCATGACGATAACGTTGGAAATATTTCCTAATTAAGAGTTTGATTTTTCTAGAAAAGAAAATACTCCCAAAACGAGGAGTAATAAAACTCATTCGGTTTGCCATATATTTTGAAACCCATTATTGAAATTTGGTAAATGCTGGGGTGTTGTAATAGCAGCACAATGTACACACCGCTTGATGCAGGGTTAAAACAAACCTCTTTACTTGCTTGCTATACAAGGAATGCCATAGGGCTAAATCTATCAAGCCCTTGAGAATATTCGCATTACAATCTTATGCATCAACAAATAAGAGCATTGATATAACCAGAGATTTTATTTATTTGATATGGGTACAGTCTCCTCTGCTCATATCAATATAAAAAACTATCTAACGGCTATTTAAGCTCTCATCAATACAGCATTCTCATTAGTCAATAAGATTATCCACATAGCTATCCGCTTGGTTGTAGCGTACAGATAGCTGAAACTTCATAATAAATTCATCTATATAAAGTAGCTCAAAAATATGAGACTCTAGCCGTCAACTAGCTAAAAATATACATATAGCATAAACGATTCTAGAAATGCTATATTTAAACGTTGTTTATAGCTATTAATTCATTAATTAAAGATTGCTATTGTCTTTAATGAAGAGGGTAATAATGCAAGCTATATAATTTTTGAAACCCTGAAACATTTTTGCTATCTCTATCATCTCTAGCTGTATTATCCTCTCAATCATTCGGTCGTTGTCATGGAAAGACCTCGCGTTATGGTCATTGGTAGCAAAGTCACTACAGTGCAACGTGTCAGCCGCTACTGTATGACAAAGGATTTAGAAGTGTTCCCTTACTATGGTGTTCCGCTCAATGAAGAGATAACTCTGTTCAATCCCCATGTTTTTGTACTCTGTCAACCTCTACCTGAAGGCTTTGTGTCATGTATAGACCAACCTTACATTTTGTGGTCAGAGCAAACTGTTGATGGGGATAGAACCAATGTTAAATCCCCATCAGAATTGTCTATACGTTTGCAAGAACTCCTCCAAATTTAAATTAATCCTTCTCTGATAGCAATTGCGGCTGCTTGAACGCGATCGTCTACGCTGAGTTTATTGAGGATCATACGTACATAGGACTTCACTGTTCCTAGTGATAGGTATAACTCATCAGCAATGCTTTGGTTGGAATAGCCATCAGCAATTAGTTTTAAAATTTCCCGTTCCCGGTTGCTGAGGACTGGCTGTTGCGATGTTTCAGAAACAGCGACTTTGTGGGCAACTACCACAGGCCTAAGCATTCGGGAAACTTTTTGCGCTATTTGTGGGTCTAAATAAGCACCACCTTGGAGAATCAATTGAATCACTACAATTAATTGCTCCCATTCAATACTCTTTAAACAGTAACCATCTGCGCCAGCTGCCAGCATTCCCATTACCTGGGTATCATGGTCGAATGCGCTCAAGGCCAGAATGCGAATATGAGGGCGATCGCTTTTGATTTGCTGTGTAGCTGTGATGTCATCCATAATTGGCATATCAATGTCCATTAAAATCACATCTGGCTGGAGTTTTATCGCTATTTCTATTGCCTGTTTGCCGTCTGTAGCCTCTCCAACGACATCAAAACCAGGTTCTATCGTAAATTGGCCTTTCATCCCTCGGCGTACCAAAGCATGATCGTCTACTAATAAAATCCGTACGTTTTTTTGTTCGTCACTCTCAGACATGATTCCTGTTCCTACACTTTTAACACTATGCATGATGGAACCTAGCCTTATCTGTATTAACTGGTAAGGTAAACCAAAAGGTACTACCCTTACCGAGGGAACTGTCAACGCCAATTATGCCACCATGAGCTTCAATGATTTGACGGCATAAATAAAGACCAAGTCCACATTTACCACGTCGGCCTCGTCCTTGTACAAAACGGTAAAACAGTTGTTCTTTTTCCTGTGGTGCAATCCCTCTACCTTGATCGCGCACCGAAACTTTGACTTGGTTGTCTTTGAAGCTAGCAACATTAATCAATATTTGCTTGTGAGGCTCACTGATACGCACAGCATTATCTAGGAGGTTTTGTAAAACGCGTCGAATCTCTAACTCATCGCCATAGATGGTTGGTAGAGATTGAGCAATGTTATATTTCAAACAAAAATGAGATTGAGAAATAGCCTGAATTTGGGTAATTACTTTCACAACTATCTTTTCCCAATTTAGAGGCTCATAATTCAAGCTCACCCTATTACCAACTTCATAGCGAGAGATATCTAAGAGCGGAATGGCACTAAGATAACGGCAAACCCATTACCTATAAGGCTTTTGGGTGTGGGGTGTCGGGTGTGGGGTGTAGTGAGTTGAAGATTTATTTATGTTGGCACTGATTTCTAGAAACTCTTTATTCTTCCCTACACCCTGCACCCTACCCCCAACACCCAGTCCAGGCAAGGATTTCACTTTTTCTTAGTGCCATTCATCTCAGATAACACTACCAATTACTTATCTGAGATGTATTTTGACCAAATTACTTAAGACAATATGAACACACAAGTGTATTCAATTACGGGCTGCCATAGTAAATTCCTCGCCCATTTGTACCAATAAAGACCAGCCCAAATTGCTGTCTACTGGCTTCCATGACATTTGGGTTATTGCCGATAGGTATTTGGGGATCGCCAATACTTGTCCATGTTTTGGCATTATCTAGAGAACGGAATACTCCTTCACCTAGACCAGTAATTTTGCCATACAAATACAATGCAGGAATTGTGCTGCTCGTTTGTGGCTTTCCAAAAGCAAATAAATAAGCTCTCTCCACTTGGGGAATCTTTGTAAATGTCTGACCACCATTGGTTGAGCGATGTAATCCATTCCAGTTGAGACTCACCCAAACCTCGCCGCTTACCCCTGGAACTGTTTTCAGGGTAGACCAATTTTCATTGGCTAGGGATGAGTTAACAACATTGAAAGATGTACCACCGTCATCACTGCGGTAAAATTTGCCCCCATTGTAATAGTAAAATACATTACCATTGACTTTGTCTGCGGTTAGTGGCTGACCCCAATACCAAGGCCCTTGGGGGCCATTGGGTAATCCCGATACTTGACTCCAAGAAGCGCCGCCGTTGGTAGTGCGGAGCGGCTGACTTTGACTATTGATGACGACAAACAAATTGGGGTTAGTTGCAGATGTGGCTACACGCAGAGGTATGGTCTTAGAGGGAAATGAGGAAAACTTATTCCAAGTCTTACCGCCATCTGTCGAAGTTGCTCCATTATAGGTATTGTTCCAGCGATTGCCGCCTAAACGCACCATTCGTAAAGGATTGCTTTCACTGTAATCAATACTATAGGTGTCTTGAAACCGTAGACCATTATTGCCACCAAACTGTGTGGAAGGATAAGCCTTGAGTCCTTTTTGGTGATGAAAGCCATCAACATCAGCTAAACCGCTTAATAACACCGAACCACTGGGAGGCGCAGCGAGGGCAAAGCTAACCACTTCCTCATGCCCTTGTTCGTAATTAGACCAGATAGGTGATTCAACGTTGATATTATCTGTTTGCCATGTGCCATACCAATCTGTTAACCAGACCCTACCAGGAATTTTGGGGTCAAATTCAATATCTGCGGTTGCAGAAGCGAAATACCAATCAGGCCACCAAGGTACTTGAGAGTTTAAAGTACGTTTTTTAGCTTGCCATAAAGATCCACCGTTAGTAGATTGGAAGATGGTGTAAGAGTTGTTTTTTTGATACTGGTCGTAAACAACTAAAATTTGATTAGGGTTGCTGGGATTGACTGCGATCGCACCAAAGCCAGCTTGAGCATTAGGAGGGGTGATATTAGTCCAGACTCCATTTGTATATTTGCTAACTCCGGCTTTATGGGTCGCATAAACAATACCGTTGCTGACAACCGTCATGCGATTCACATGGGAAGGGCTACCTGGGATTTTACGCCAGGTGAGACCATTGTCAGTAGATTGATATATGCCATCACCGTAAGTATTGGCATATACAACACCAGATGCTTTTTTATCAAACACGATGGCAGCAATGCCAATATCTGCTTGAGGTTTTGCAGGTAAGCTAGTAACTTGCTGCCATTTACCACCAGCATCAGATGACTTCCATAGCCCATTTGTACGGGAACCAAAGAAGATGATATTGGAATTAAACGGGCTAACAGCCAGTCTTTCGCTAGCCCAACGCTGATTTTCATTGCCACCCATCGGCAAGTCAATATTCAACTTCGTCCAAGTTTTGCCTTGATTAGTAGACTTAAAAATTGTCCCTAAACCAGCCCAGCTACCAGTGTATTTACCCGCAGCAATATAGACAACATTGGGGTTTTGAGGATCGAGTGCTAGGGCTTCGCCTCCATAGTAGTTACTTTGAGAGAGGGGAAAGCGCTCTGTTAAAGGTATCCATGTCTTATTTGCAGGATTCCAACGGTAAAAGCCACCGATATCAGTTCGGATGTAGACAAGATTTTGCTGTAGAGGGTGCAGATAAATACCTGTAACATAGCCACCGCCCCCAATAGCAACATTTTGCCACTGGTAGCCGGATGTAGCACTACAACTCGATTTTACAGGTGTAATTGCAATAGCAGTAGTCAGCACCATCATACCAATGCAGCCAGCATTGACTAAGGGAATGCAGAATTTGCGATCGCTCATAGCCGATTACTTGAATTACGGAACACATCTACATCTACAGAAGAAAACTAGTGTTACAGGAATATTACGCAAACTTTGCTACTTTAATATGAGTAATTTCAAGTATTTATTTAACAAATCCAATGTCAATCCTCAATTCATACTAGTGATGCTATTCTTGACAAAATAGAAGAATGGAAAGAACGTGGTATTACCATCTTTAAATTGCCTACTTATTCACCATAGTTAAATTTGATTGATATTTTGTGGCGGTTTATTAAGTATGAATGGATTAAAATAGATGCTTACAAAAATTGGCAGACCTTTGTCGCATCTGTTGAAAAAACTCTCAGAGAATTTGGAAAAAATTATGTAATTAATTTTGTCTAACTACTTATTAACCAGTTTGGTCTTGCAAAATGCGCTTTCTTTGATTATTTCCTTTAGTTGTTAAAGCCACAGCCTCTATATAACTGTACAACGACGAGGGTAACAACCATAGAGAATAAGCGGCTGCTAATGTTAAAAGCGTGCGGCGTGGCTCTTCCAAAAGAACACGCCAGTCTGTCACACAAGCTTTATTTATCAGCTTTACAGCCATTGATGCATCTTGCAGACTCACTGCTCTACGTGCTAAATATCGCATTTGGTAAGCCATTGCGATATTTTCTAACTCAGCCATTAATTCCGGATTTATATA contains the following coding sequences:
- a CDS encoding AAA family ATPase codes for the protein MSFSSQDWSFPYCPNEADWLINWSALEAKFDWLRSLANCPQNPRYHAEGDVLIHTKLVCEALVALPQWRVLPSKEQSILFAAALLHDVAKPAATEIAEDGAISSKGHVVQGAKMAQQILWDLQVPFKEREAIASLVKYGSLPLWFWDKSNPERAVIKASQIIRCDMLAILAEADVRGRYCNDQAQLLERINFFREFCQENSCFEQPRQFPSAHSRFIYFQKENGNPNYEAYDDTRFQVIMMSGLPGSGKDTWIKENLPDWQVISLDKLRQQMGIDPEDDQGVVANAAKALAKEYMRNGQSFVWNATNLSRQLRGMLIRMFANYQGRIRIVYLETSWEELLQRNCDRTAKVPEKVLYRLKNRLDVPDITEAQAVDWIV
- a CDS encoding RNA ligase family protein, with product MEQIYKYPRTHHIQGSRLQPGDEDLESIPFDALKEKYVVVEEKVDGANAAISFAADGQIRLQSRGHYLTGGAREKHFNLFKQWAHTHALAFWQVLGSRYILFGEWLYAKHTVFYDALPHYFLEYDVLDLEKQVFLSTKSRQQLLAGLPLCSVPVLFSGHIQSYKQMIGLVAESHYQTSAHLQTFCQICQERGLDVERSLKQTDQSSLMEGLYIKVEPGDTVIARYKYVRSSFLTTIQQSDGHWLNRPIIPNVLRSDADLFG
- a CDS encoding sugar transferase, producing MSKLSNSQPSDIPVVNRAYLAHVAQFPVHPSVNSKAKRVIDILGAVIGLGIMAVILIPVAVAIQLDNPGPIFYSQIRCGLNGRSFRIWKFRSMVVGAEKLKHLVKNESQNKRIFKNENDPRITRIGKFLRRTSLDELPQFWNVLLGEMSLVGTRPPTPDEVMHYSSHHWQRLNVKPGMTGEWQANGRSQIKDFEDILNMDIDYQRKWSIAYDIILIIKTLKVVFQKEGAF
- a CDS encoding WecB/TagA/CpsF family glycosyltransferase, yielding MANRMSFITPRFGSIFFSRKIKLLIRKYFQRYRHAIAQEFTDRVNVLNIEIDNLLTTDLLERLEKGIVFTPNVDHVMKLQRDREFLEAYSSADYKLCDSQILIYASRFLGNPIKEKISGSDFFPAFYNFHKKNEQIKIFLLGAAKGVAAKAQEKINTKVHRNIVVGNYSPAFGFEKNQQECKRIVKLINDSGATVLAVGLGAPKQEKWICKYKEQLPNIKIFLAIGATIDFEAGNIPRAPEFISNLGLEWLYRMSREPKRLWKRYLIEDLHFLWLILQQKFNIYQMTPSEEQSSK
- a CDS encoding response regulator; translated protein: MHSVKSVGTGIMSESDEQKNVRILLVDDHALVRRGMKGQFTIEPGFDVVGEATDGKQAIEIAIKLQPDVILMDIDMPIMDDITATQQIKSDRPHIRILALSAFDHDTQVMGMLAAGADGYCLKSIEWEQLIVVIQLILQGGAYLDPQIAQKVSRMLRPVVVAHKVAVSETSQQPVLSNREREILKLIADGYSNQSIADELYLSLGTVKSYVRMILNKLSVDDRVQAAAIAIREGLI
- a CDS encoding sensor histidine kinase, with amino-acid sequence MKVITQIQAISQSHFCLKYNIAQSLPTIYGDELEIRRVLQNLLDNAVRISEPHKQILINVASFKDNQVKVSVRDQGRGIAPQEKEQLFYRFVQGRGRRGKCGLGLYLCRQIIEAHGGIIGVDSSLGKGSTFWFTLPVNTDKARFHHA
- a CDS encoding VPS10 domain-containing protein, producing MSDRKFCIPLVNAGCIGMMVLTTAIAITPVKSSCSATSGYQWQNVAIGGGGYVTGIYLHPLQQNLVYIRTDIGGFYRWNPANKTWIPLTERFPLSQSNYYGGEALALDPQNPNVVYIAAGKYTGSWAGLGTIFKSTNQGKTWTKLNIDLPMGGNENQRWASERLAVSPFNSNIIFFGSRTNGLWKSSDAGGKWQQVTSLPAKPQADIGIAAIVFDKKASGVVYANTYGDGIYQSTDNGLTWRKIPGSPSHVNRMTVVSNGIVYATHKAGVSKYTNGVWTNITPPNAQAGFGAIAVNPSNPNQILVVYDQYQKNNSYTIFQSTNGGSLWQAKKRTLNSQVPWWPDWYFASATADIEFDPKIPGRVWLTDWYGTWQTDNINVESPIWSNYEQGHEEVVSFALAAPPSGSVLLSGLADVDGFHHQKGLKAYPSTQFGGNNGLRFQDTYSIDYSESNPLRMVRLGGNRWNNTYNGATSTDGGKTWNKFSSFPSKTIPLRVATSATNPNLFVVINSQSQPLRTTNGGASWSQVSGLPNGPQGPWYWGQPLTADKVNGNVFYYYNGGKFYRSDDGGTSFNVVNSSLANENWSTLKTVPGVSGEVWVSLNWNGLHRSTNGGQTFTKIPQVERAYLFAFGKPQTSSTIPALYLYGKITGLGEGVFRSLDNAKTWTSIGDPQIPIGNNPNVMEASRQQFGLVFIGTNGRGIYYGSP